In Anaerolineae bacterium, a single window of DNA contains:
- a CDS encoding peptide chain release factor 2 — MSSAALWSVFDIPKTAQRVEALEQESTASDFWAEPERAQQVMRQLARMREEVQRWTGIAQQIDDALELAALGDEAMYAELAAETERLAGIVAQMEFQALLSGPYDVEDAVLAIHAGAGGTDSQDWAQMLQRMYLRWAEQRGYRTEILSEMEGDEAGIKSTTISVVGDYAYGYLKAERGVHRLVRLSPFDAANRRHTSFALVEVWPDIRGEIDIQIDEKDLQIDTFRASSAGGQHVQKNETAVRITHLPTGIVVSCQNERSQTQNRERALQVLKARLLDLERQKQEAQLAALKGEHVEAEWGNQIRSYVLHPYQMVKDHRTDYETGNTTAVLNGRLDEFMEAYLRASVGA; from the coding sequence ATGTCATCAGCAGCCTTATGGAGCGTCTTTGACATCCCTAAGACTGCGCAGCGCGTTGAAGCACTTGAGCAGGAATCCACAGCGTCGGACTTCTGGGCGGAACCTGAGCGAGCGCAACAGGTGATGCGTCAGCTGGCCCGGATGCGGGAGGAAGTCCAGCGCTGGACTGGAATCGCCCAGCAAATTGACGATGCACTGGAACTGGCCGCGCTGGGCGATGAAGCAATGTATGCGGAGCTGGCGGCTGAGACTGAACGCCTGGCTGGAATCGTGGCGCAAATGGAATTTCAGGCGCTGCTTTCCGGCCCTTATGATGTTGAGGATGCGGTGCTGGCCATCCATGCGGGCGCGGGGGGCACGGATTCCCAGGACTGGGCGCAGATGCTGCAACGCATGTATCTGCGCTGGGCGGAGCAGCGTGGTTACCGCACTGAGATTCTGAGCGAGATGGAAGGCGATGAAGCCGGTATCAAAAGCACGACTATCAGTGTGGTTGGCGATTATGCTTATGGCTACTTGAAGGCGGAGCGCGGTGTGCATCGGCTGGTGCGTCTCAGTCCGTTTGACGCAGCAAACCGGCGCCACACGTCGTTCGCGCTGGTAGAGGTCTGGCCGGATATTCGCGGCGAGATCGACATCCAGATCGACGAGAAGGACCTCCAGATCGATACGTTCCGGGCCAGCAGCGCGGGCGGCCAGCACGTGCAGAAGAATGAGACGGCCGTCCGCATCACCCATCTCCCGACCGGGATCGTTGTCTCATGCCAGAATGAGCGTAGCCAGACCCAGAATCGCGAGCGCGCGCTGCAGGTGCTCAAGGCGCGCTTGCTTGACCTGGAGAGGCAGAAGCAGGAGGCACAGCTGGCCGCCCTGAAGGGGGAACACGTTGAAGCTGAATGGGGCAACCAGATCCGGTCGTATGTGCTGCACCCGTACCAGATGGTCAAGGATCACCGGACAGATTACGAAACAGGCAACACCACTGCTGTCCTCAACGGGCGGCTGGATGAGTTCATGGAAGCGTACCTCAGAGCCAGCGTTGGGGCATAA
- the ftsY gene encoding signal recognition particle-docking protein FtsY, translated as MESLRKGLQRTRQSFFGRIAQTLGVTEIDDDTWDEVESLLIQADVGVETTLRLVERMRGRVRREGITRQGQLQQALKEELRGLLDDPPPMNISGRDLSVIFIVGVNGCGKTTTIGKLAYRLRNAGRRPLLAAGDTFRAAAIEQLQLWGERAGVPVIAGQPHSDPGAVVYDAVQAARARGHDLLIVDTAGRLHTKFNLMEELAKVRGVIRKVIPDAPHETLLVLDGTTGQNALSQARHFQETVQVTGAIVTKLDSTAKGGMIFAIYQELKLPVQYIGVGETIHDLLFFNPDQYVDGLFDNDGRG; from the coding sequence TTGGAGTCGCTGCGCAAAGGTTTACAACGAACCCGGCAGTCGTTTTTCGGGCGGATCGCCCAGACGTTGGGGGTGACCGAGATCGATGACGACACGTGGGATGAGGTCGAGAGCCTGCTCATCCAGGCCGATGTTGGCGTGGAAACGACACTGCGCCTGGTCGAACGGATGCGCGGGCGGGTGCGACGGGAAGGCATCACCCGCCAGGGCCAACTCCAGCAGGCGCTCAAGGAGGAACTGCGTGGACTGCTGGACGATCCGCCACCGATGAACATCAGCGGGCGCGATCTGTCGGTGATCTTCATCGTCGGGGTGAATGGTTGCGGCAAGACAACCACTATTGGCAAACTGGCCTACCGGCTGCGCAATGCTGGCCGGCGTCCGTTGCTGGCGGCGGGGGATACCTTCCGCGCGGCGGCGATCGAGCAATTGCAGCTGTGGGGGGAACGGGCCGGCGTGCCGGTGATCGCGGGGCAACCCCATTCAGATCCGGGGGCAGTCGTTTATGACGCAGTACAGGCAGCCCGTGCGCGCGGGCATGACCTGCTGATTGTGGACACCGCCGGGCGGCTGCACACCAAATTCAACCTGATGGAAGAACTGGCGAAGGTGCGCGGCGTGATCCGCAAGGTGATCCCGGATGCACCTCACGAGACGCTGCTTGTTCTGGATGGGACTACCGGCCAGAACGCCCTCAGTCAGGCCCGGCATTTCCAGGAGACGGTGCAGGTTACTGGGGCGATTGTTACCAAGCTGGATAGCACCGCCAAAGGCGGCATGATCTTCGCCATCTACCAGGAACTAAAGCTCCCGGTGCAGTACATTGGGGTGGGTGAGACTATCCACGATCTGCTGTTTTTCAACCCCGATCAGTATGTTGATGGCCTGTTTGATAACGATGGTCGTGGGTAA
- the rnc gene encoding ribonuclease III: MTAKHDLANIQHSLKLRFSDQSLLKRALTHRSYINEHPDDALDDNERLEFLGDAVLDFITGEWLYNRFPEMREGRLTRLRAALVRTETLAELGVQCSLGDAMLLGRGEEESGGRERQANLCCAFEALIGALYLDQGLDAVRDFVLPRFEPALQQILRTDADKDAKSLLQEWSQAHLGLTPTYRTVQATGPDHNKEFTVEVVIGDDVYGRGIGHSKQTAAQEAARNALQHIQIDQPD, translated from the coding sequence GTGACTGCAAAACATGATCTTGCTAACATTCAGCATAGCCTGAAGCTGCGCTTTTCGGATCAATCCCTGCTCAAACGGGCGCTGACCCACCGCTCCTACATCAATGAGCATCCTGATGATGCCCTTGACGATAATGAACGCCTGGAATTCCTGGGCGACGCCGTCCTCGATTTCATCACCGGCGAATGGCTCTACAATCGCTTCCCGGAGATGCGCGAGGGCCGCCTGACCCGCCTGCGCGCCGCACTGGTACGGACAGAAACCCTGGCTGAACTGGGTGTCCAGTGCTCACTGGGCGATGCCATGTTGCTGGGACGTGGCGAAGAGGAAAGCGGTGGTCGGGAACGCCAGGCCAACCTGTGTTGCGCGTTTGAGGCCCTGATCGGTGCGTTGTATCTTGACCAGGGGCTTGATGCCGTTCGCGATTTTGTGCTGCCGCGCTTCGAACCGGCGCTCCAGCAGATCCTGCGCACAGACGCCGACAAAGATGCCAAGAGCCTGCTCCAGGAATGGAGTCAGGCTCATCTTGGCCTCACGCCAACTTACCGCACCGTGCAGGCCACCGGCCCAGACCACAACAAGGAATTTACCGTCGAAGTCGTCATCGGTGATGACGTCTATGGCCGGGGGATCGGGCACAGTAAGCAGACGGCCGCTCAGGAAGCCGCCCGCAACGCCCTCCAGCACATTCAGATCGACCAGCCAGACTGA
- a CDS encoding amidohydrolase family protein gives MEHVDKLLIGGVVVTMNQNYDVFPDGAIAVRGNAIVAVGPRQVITAAYTATETMDCSGQIIMPGLINTHTHAPMTLLRGLADDLRLDVWLMGYMMPVEREFVSPEFCYYGTLLACAEMILSGTTCFADMYYHEGDIARATVEAGLRAVLGQTVLKFPSPDAASYEESLAYTRQFIETWKGHPLITPAVAPHAPYTNTEETLRACTALAREYDVPLLTHFAETRLEVEESRREHDMAVVSWAERLGLLDAKVLAAHCVHIDPDEMRLLHNHGARVAHNPSSNLKLASGVAPVQEMLNRGLIVGIGTDGTASNNDLDMFDEMRLAAFVAKAATYDPTALPARTALAMATRMGAEALFLGDVTGSLEPGKRADVITLDHTPLHNTPRFQRDPDAIYSQIVYAAKSTDVTHVMVDGRWLMRDRQLLTIDTAALREIAADYARQIDAFLIAREGNVLSKLVAIGGLEQEESFEIQVKAHTADPRIIDAVLTSKEVQIVRHTHYRQYDTYFLFNDARQGRVRYREDDSINDRDEVISVRSRLTYTMPTKEREFARAILLSRSQFIAPADRPLRFYREYFQPDIERTIEKERRRWHILYKGILFYINLDKLKEPAHDGYFLEIKSRTWSARDAEYKAEMATEIMSLLGITPEHTIRAEYLELATGR, from the coding sequence ATGGAACATGTTGACAAGCTTCTTATCGGCGGCGTTGTCGTCACCATGAACCAAAACTACGACGTTTTTCCAGATGGCGCAATAGCCGTCAGAGGCAACGCGATTGTCGCGGTCGGCCCCCGGCAGGTCATTACTGCTGCCTATACTGCCACTGAAACAATGGACTGCAGCGGTCAGATCATCATGCCGGGCCTGATCAACACTCACACGCACGCACCAATGACCCTCCTGCGTGGCCTGGCCGATGACCTGCGGCTTGATGTCTGGCTGATGGGCTATATGATGCCCGTTGAGCGTGAGTTTGTCAGCCCTGAATTTTGCTACTATGGCACGCTGCTGGCCTGCGCGGAGATGATCCTGAGCGGCACCACCTGCTTCGCTGACATGTACTATCACGAAGGCGATATCGCCCGCGCAACCGTGGAAGCCGGGCTGCGTGCCGTGCTTGGCCAGACCGTCCTCAAATTCCCTTCTCCCGATGCAGCCAGCTATGAGGAAAGTCTCGCCTACACCCGGCAATTCATTGAGACGTGGAAAGGACATCCGCTGATCACCCCCGCCGTCGCCCCCCATGCGCCATACACGAACACAGAGGAAACGCTGCGGGCTTGCACGGCACTGGCCCGTGAGTACGATGTTCCTCTGCTCACCCACTTTGCCGAAACACGTCTGGAGGTCGAGGAAAGTCGCCGCGAACATGACATGGCTGTCGTTTCCTGGGCCGAGCGACTGGGGTTGCTTGATGCCAAGGTACTGGCTGCGCACTGTGTGCACATTGACCCGGATGAGATGCGCCTGCTCCACAACCATGGCGCCCGCGTCGCCCACAACCCTAGCAGCAATCTCAAACTGGCCAGTGGCGTCGCCCCGGTGCAGGAAATGCTCAACCGCGGCCTGATCGTGGGCATTGGCACGGACGGCACTGCCAGCAACAACGATCTCGACATGTTTGACGAAATGCGCCTGGCTGCTTTTGTTGCCAAGGCAGCGACTTACGATCCCACCGCCCTGCCTGCCCGCACAGCACTGGCCATGGCAACCCGCATGGGCGCGGAGGCGCTCTTCCTGGGCGATGTAACGGGCAGCCTGGAGCCGGGCAAACGAGCGGATGTGATCACGCTGGACCATACGCCCTTGCACAATACGCCGCGTTTTCAGCGCGATCCTGATGCCATCTATTCGCAGATCGTCTATGCCGCCAAGAGCACCGATGTCACCCATGTGATGGTCGACGGGCGCTGGTTGATGCGCGACCGTCAATTGCTCACGATCGATACGGCTGCGTTACGGGAGATCGCCGCTGACTACGCCCGCCAAATTGACGCTTTCCTGATCGCCCGCGAGGGGAATGTCCTGAGCAAACTGGTAGCCATTGGTGGCCTGGAACAGGAGGAAAGCTTCGAGATTCAGGTCAAAGCCCACACCGCTGATCCCCGTATTATCGATGCCGTCCTGACCAGCAAAGAAGTCCAGATCGTCCGGCATACCCACTATCGGCAGTACGATACGTACTTCCTGTTCAACGATGCCAGGCAGGGTCGGGTGCGCTATCGTGAGGACGACAGCATTAACGACCGGGACGAAGTCATCAGCGTTCGCAGCCGCCTGACCTACACCATGCCGACCAAGGAACGCGAGTTCGCCCGCGCTATTCTGCTCTCGCGCTCTCAGTTCATCGCGCCGGCGGATCGCCCGTTGCGCTTCTACCGGGAGTACTTCCAGCCAGACATCGAACGCACCATCGAAAAGGAACGGCGGCGCTGGCACATCCTTTACAAGGGCATCCTTTTCTACATCAACCTTGACAAACTCAAGGAGCCTGCCCACGACGGCTATTTCCTGGAGATCAAGAGCCGCACCTGGTCGGCCCGCGACGCGGAGTACAAAGCAGAGATGGCCACCGAAATCATGTCCCTGCTGGGCATCACACCGGAACACACCATCCGCGCCGAGTACCTAGAGCTGGCCACAGGCCGGTAG
- a CDS encoding FHA domain-containing protein, whose translation MTRSISDRPMLTVEEGEHVGLRVVIDQDVFVIGRGEECNLVLRDRAISRQHARIWREGDSYFVEDLGSKNGTWVGGEPLRQPRQLVDGDRIQLARTVRIAYSESDATIEVAFDPGQLQGRLTLNREARRVFIGQQEVLPPLSLPQYRLLQLLYDAGGAVCTREQVIEAVWPEAASEGVSEQAIDALVRRLRDRLAEVDPHHQYIVTVRGHGFRLDSSA comes from the coding sequence ATGACCAGATCGATCAGTGATCGACCGATGCTCACCGTAGAGGAGGGTGAGCATGTTGGATTGCGTGTGGTAATTGACCAGGACGTTTTTGTGATCGGGCGCGGCGAAGAGTGCAACTTGGTGCTGCGTGATCGGGCGATTTCCCGCCAGCATGCGCGCATCTGGCGGGAAGGCGATAGCTACTTTGTTGAAGACCTGGGCAGCAAGAATGGCACCTGGGTCGGCGGAGAGCCATTGCGGCAACCGCGCCAGCTTGTGGATGGCGATCGCATCCAGCTGGCGCGAACGGTCAGAATTGCTTACTCCGAATCGGATGCGACGATCGAGGTAGCCTTTGACCCCGGCCAGCTCCAGGGCCGGTTGACGCTCAACCGGGAGGCCCGGCGCGTGTTCATCGGCCAGCAGGAAGTCCTGCCGCCGCTGAGCCTGCCGCAGTATCGGCTGTTACAGCTGCTGTACGACGCAGGCGGCGCGGTCTGTACCCGTGAGCAGGTGATTGAGGCCGTCTGGCCAGAGGCGGCCAGCGAGGGGGTCAGCGAACAGGCCATTGACGCCCTGGTGCGCCGGCTGCGGGACCGGCTGGCTGAAGTTGATCCGCATCACCAGTACATCGTGACGGTGCGCGGTCATGGCTTCCGGCTGGATAGCTCGGCCTAG